The Mastomys coucha isolate ucsf_1 unplaced genomic scaffold, UCSF_Mcou_1 pScaffold14, whole genome shotgun sequence genome window below encodes:
- the LOC116089450 gene encoding uncharacterized protein LOC116089450, with translation MEARTNPASSHRFLRLPGASPFPAAVSGHQRPSAEYQPRRTSQGGSRSHCLHGAAPRGTGCSPGPADPLPTAGRPAGLSPTPRAWPARTPPRAASRPRSPGGPRRAPGKWSRQRLPGTQISPFPDLEGQAAKHSPRQPLGPPGALRTAAAAAAACPGATLLSRTLRAAAAPAARARGLTDRATERASAGTGRGGRRAPRRGSQSPRVGPRRTGRG, from the coding sequence ATGGAAGCTAGAACAAATCCCGCATCCAGCCACCGGTTTCTGCGGCTACCGGGAGCCAGTCCCTTTCCAGCCGCGGTCTCCGGCCACCAGCGCCCCAGTGCGGAGTATCAGCCCCGCCGCACCTCCCAGGGCGGCTCCAGGTCTCATTGTCTGCACGGTGCAGCCCCGAGGGGCACGGGGTGCAGCCCAGGCCCCGCCGACCCCCTACCCACCGCAGGCCGCCCGGCCGGGCTCAGCCCCACGCCGAGAGCCTGGCCGGCAAGGACCCCGCCCCGGGCTGCAAGTCGTCCGCGCTCGCCCGGAGGGCCACGCCGGGCACCGGGAAAATGGAGCCGGCAGCGCCTCCCGGGCACCCAGATCTCTCCTTTCCCCGACCTCGAGGGCCAGGCGGCGAAGCACTCACCGCGGCAGCCCCTCGGCCCTCCCGGAGCCCTGCGCaccgcagccgccgccgccgccgcctgtCCAGGCGCGACGCTCCTCTCCAGAACGCTGAGAGCGGCCGCAGCTCCCGCGGCGCGCGCTCGGGGACTGACTGACCGAGCCACGGAGCGGGCGTCGGCGGGGACTGGGCGGGGCGGCCGCAGAGCCCCGCGGCGCGGATCACAGAGCCCGCGCGTCGGGCCCCGGCGCACAGGGCGGGGCTGA